The following proteins are encoded in a genomic region of Paenibacillus sp. FSL H3-0469:
- a CDS encoding Gfo/Idh/MocA family oxidoreductase — protein MSSIKHTVAIIGYGGMGSYHTQLIKESDRVVVTGAFDLLENRRALAEEAGYTAYSSYEEVLADPAVDIVLIATPNDVHKDIALQAFQAGKHVVCEKPVAMSSAEFIEMQAAAEAAGRVLMVHQNRRWDEDFRVIREMYEQGTIGSLFQIESRVHGANGIPGDWRHVKEQGGGMLLDWGVHLLDQLLFMIDSKVSSVSSSLSFILGNNVDDGFDAVLQFENGIRAIVEVGTTNFITMPRWYVKGTGGTAIIEDWSLRGRIVAPNHESEKIEPTPIRAGVGLTKTMAPPSEGSTVLEDLPAALEMPSSFYDNLAAVIEGTAEPIVKNAEVLRVLKLIEAIFEAAERNETIKNFDNYGA, from the coding sequence ATGAGTTCAATCAAACATACTGTAGCCATCATTGGTTACGGCGGAATGGGAAGCTACCATACCCAATTAATCAAGGAGAGTGACCGGGTGGTAGTGACCGGTGCCTTCGATCTGCTGGAGAACCGGCGCGCCTTGGCTGAGGAAGCAGGCTACACAGCGTATTCCAGCTATGAAGAAGTGCTGGCAGATCCGGCTGTGGACATCGTTCTGATCGCTACACCGAATGATGTCCACAAGGACATCGCCCTTCAGGCTTTTCAGGCAGGCAAGCATGTAGTCTGTGAGAAGCCGGTGGCCATGTCCTCGGCTGAATTCATCGAGATGCAGGCTGCTGCGGAGGCGGCCGGACGGGTGCTGATGGTGCACCAGAACAGACGCTGGGATGAGGACTTCCGCGTAATCAGAGAGATGTATGAGCAGGGAACGATTGGATCACTCTTTCAGATTGAATCCCGGGTGCACGGCGCCAACGGAATTCCCGGCGACTGGCGTCATGTGAAGGAGCAAGGCGGCGGGATGCTGCTGGACTGGGGCGTGCATCTGCTGGATCAGCTGTTGTTCATGATTGACAGCAAGGTGAGCAGTGTCAGCAGCAGTCTGAGCTTTATCCTCGGCAATAACGTGGATGACGGCTTCGATGCCGTGCTGCAGTTCGAGAATGGCATCAGAGCCATCGTGGAGGTAGGGACAACCAACTTCATCACGATGCCAAGATGGTATGTGAAGGGCACCGGGGGAACCGCTATTATTGAAGACTGGTCACTGAGAGGCAGAATTGTAGCCCCCAACCACGAGTCGGAAAAGATTGAACCGACACCGATCCGCGCAGGTGTAGGCTTGACCAAGACAATGGCCCCTCCTTCAGAAGGTTCAACGGTCCTTGAAGATCTGCCTGCGGCATTAGAGATGCCCTCCAGCTTCTATGATAATCTGGCCGCTGTCATCGAAGGCACGGCGGAGCCGATTGTCAAGAATGCCGAGGTGCTTCGAGTGCTGAAGCTTATTGAGGCAATCTTTGAAGCGGCAGAGCGTAATGAGACGATTAAGAATTTCGATAACTACGGAGCTTAA
- a CDS encoding sugar phosphate isomerase/epimerase encodes MKLGVFMVLFGGRKLEDALDYVVSKGLKAVEIGTGGYPGNSHCNPKELLENEAALQEFKQQIESRGLIISALSCHGNPLHPQKELADKDHEVFVDTVKLAQKLGVKVVNTFSGCPGDHEGAKYPNWPVAPWPNDYQEILAWQWENKVIPYWTEQAAFATAHDVKIGLELHGGFSVHTPATLLRLREAAGDAIGANLDPSHMWWQGIDPVQAIHILGREGAIHHFHAKDTVIDPVNVNKYGLTDMQSYANMLDRAWQFRSVGYGHDVKVWADMMSALRLVGYDFVVSIEHEDGLMSIEEGFSKAVDNLKQVLIEEPLSEMWWV; translated from the coding sequence ATGAAACTTGGAGTATTTATGGTGTTGTTCGGCGGCCGCAAGCTGGAGGATGCACTGGATTATGTGGTCTCCAAAGGACTGAAGGCTGTTGAGATCGGTACCGGAGGGTATCCCGGGAACAGCCATTGCAATCCCAAGGAGCTGCTGGAGAATGAAGCGGCCCTGCAGGAATTCAAGCAGCAAATAGAATCCCGCGGCTTGATCATCAGCGCACTAAGCTGCCACGGCAACCCGCTGCACCCGCAGAAGGAGCTGGCAGACAAGGATCATGAGGTGTTCGTAGACACCGTGAAGCTTGCACAGAAGCTGGGCGTCAAGGTTGTGAATACCTTCTCCGGCTGTCCGGGCGATCATGAAGGTGCTAAATATCCGAACTGGCCGGTTGCCCCATGGCCGAATGATTACCAGGAGATTCTGGCCTGGCAGTGGGAGAACAAGGTCATTCCTTATTGGACAGAGCAGGCGGCCTTCGCTACTGCACATGATGTGAAGATTGGTCTTGAGCTGCACGGTGGCTTCTCAGTACACACTCCGGCTACCCTGCTGAGATTAAGAGAAGCTGCCGGGGATGCCATCGGGGCCAACCTTGACCCTAGCCATATGTGGTGGCAGGGAATTGATCCGGTACAGGCCATTCATATTCTCGGCCGTGAAGGCGCGATCCATCACTTCCATGCGAAGGATACCGTTATTGATCCGGTGAACGTCAACAAGTATGGCCTGACGGACATGCAGTCTTATGCGAACATGCTGGACCGCGCCTGGCAGTTCCGTTCCGTAGGCTACGGACACGATGTCAAGGTCTGGGCAGATATGATGAGCGCACTGCGTCTGGTAGGCTACGACTTTGTAGTCAGCATCGAGCATGAAGACGGCCTGATGTCCATTGAAGAGGGCTTCTCCAAAGCGGTAGACAATCTCAAGCAGGTGCTGATCGAAGAGCCGCTGTCTGAGATGTGGTGGGTCTAA